From one Agathobaculum sp. NTUH-O15-33 genomic stretch:
- the rpmF gene encoding 50S ribosomal protein L32, translating into MAVPKRKISKARRDKRRNSHWKLSLPGMSKCPKCGEMKLSHRMCKACGYYNGREVVAVKEA; encoded by the coding sequence ATGGCAGTACCGAAGAGAAAGATCTCGAAAGCCCGTCGCGACAAGCGCCGTAATTCTCACTGGAAGCTCTCTCTGCCCGGCATGAGCAAGTGCCCCAAGTGCGGCGAGATGAAGCTGAGCCACAGAATGTGCAAGGCTTGCGGCTATTACAACGGCCGCGAGGTCGTCGCCGTCAAGGAAGCGTAA
- a CDS encoding DUF512 domain-containing protein, giving the protein MASRITQIDAGSPAERAGLRVGETLLDIGGTPIRDVLDYKFYSYDAALTLRVLAADGQTIRDVSVQKREGEPLGLNFEHYLMDGMKRCSNSCVFCFIDQLPRGMRETLYVKDDDARMSFLMGNYISLTNLSEDDVDRILRMRISPVNISVQTTNPALRVEMLRNPRAGEALKIMERFAAGGITMNCQLVVCAGLNDGEELRRSLRDLRTLYPAVSSVSVVPFGQTRHREGLYPLRETTAESAGEVLDIVEPFAADCLREIGTRLVWCGDELYLKARRKLPDADYYEDFTQFENGIGMLPLFAEEFRLALPDYKGRSARPFTIATGTAAAPSLAKLLDEAAAACDNLRGNVCAIQNDFFGHSVSVAGLITGQDLIAQLKNRNDLGERVLISANMLRDGGDVFLDDLTPRQVSEAIGVPLVPVEIDGADLLEKIFQ; this is encoded by the coding sequence ATGGCGTCACGGATCACGCAAATAGACGCGGGCAGTCCGGCGGAACGGGCCGGGCTTCGCGTGGGGGAGACCCTGCTCGATATCGGCGGCACGCCGATCCGCGATGTGCTGGATTATAAATTTTACAGCTACGACGCAGCGCTTACCCTGCGCGTGCTGGCGGCGGATGGACAAACCATCCGCGACGTGTCGGTGCAAAAGCGCGAAGGGGAGCCGCTCGGTCTGAATTTCGAGCATTATTTGATGGATGGCATGAAGCGCTGCTCCAACAGCTGTGTTTTTTGCTTTATCGATCAGCTGCCGAGAGGTATGCGGGAAACGCTTTATGTCAAAGATGACGATGCGCGCATGTCCTTTCTGATGGGCAATTATATTTCACTTACCAATCTGTCCGAGGACGATGTCGACCGCATTTTGCGCATGCGCATCTCACCGGTCAATATCTCGGTGCAGACGACAAACCCCGCGCTCCGGGTCGAAATGCTGCGCAATCCGCGCGCGGGCGAGGCGCTGAAGATCATGGAGCGCTTTGCGGCGGGCGGCATTACGATGAATTGCCAGCTTGTGGTGTGTGCGGGTCTTAACGACGGGGAAGAACTGCGGCGTTCGCTTCGCGATCTGCGGACTTTATATCCGGCGGTGAGCAGTGTCTCGGTCGTTCCGTTTGGACAGACGCGCCACCGCGAGGGCCTGTATCCGCTGCGGGAGACCACGGCGGAAAGCGCGGGGGAAGTTCTCGATATCGTAGAACCCTTTGCGGCGGATTGCCTGCGGGAGATCGGCACGCGCCTTGTCTGGTGCGGGGATGAGCTGTACCTGAAAGCGCGGCGCAAGCTGCCGGACGCGGACTATTACGAAGATTTTACCCAGTTTGAAAACGGCATCGGCATGCTGCCGCTGTTTGCCGAGGAATTCCGTCTGGCGTTGCCGGACTACAAGGGCCGTTCCGCCCGCCCCTTCACCATAGCGACCGGTACGGCGGCCGCGCCCTCGCTTGCAAAGCTGCTTGACGAAGCCGCCGCCGCATGCGATAATTTAAGAGGAAATGTTTGCGCGATTCAGAACGATTTTTTTGGGCACAGCGTATCGGTCGCGGGTCTGATAACGGGGCAGGATTTGATCGCACAACTGAAAAACCGAAACGATCTTGGCGAGCGTGTGCTGATTTCAGCCAATATGCTGCGCGACGGCGGCGACGTGTTTCTGGACGATCTAACGCCCCGGCAGGTGTCGGAAGCCATCGGCGTGCCGCTCGTACCCGTTGAGATCGACGGCGCGGACCTTTTGGAAAAAATCTTTCAATAA
- a CDS encoding RluA family pseudouridine synthase, with amino-acid sequence MKEYSIAKNDSGQRLNKFLEKAVPRLGGGQMHKYLRLKRIKVNGKRAEASLRLSEGDLVQLYLNDAYFSPVREDEAFRLISSPKLTVIYEDANILLADKAPGMVVHADESGDADTLIAHIQAYLVQTGAWDPADAASFSPALCNRIDRNTGGIVVAAKTAEALRILNEKIKAHELIKKYLLIVHGAPTPPSGQIENFLRRDEKRKQVTLHSARVPGSKTAITRYRTLAKNGGLSLVECELLTGRTHQIRAHMASIGCPLLGDGKYGSNEQNRPYHEKGQALYAYSLTFRFGDGAGALSYLNGKTFRVKDIPFVRKYFPGFQLS; translated from the coding sequence ATGAAAGAGTACAGTATCGCGAAAAACGACAGCGGCCAGCGCCTGAACAAATTTCTTGAAAAAGCGGTGCCGCGGCTTGGCGGCGGCCAGATGCATAAATACCTGCGCCTCAAGCGCATCAAGGTGAACGGCAAGCGGGCCGAGGCTTCGCTCCGCTTGTCCGAGGGCGACCTTGTACAGCTCTATCTCAACGATGCGTATTTCTCCCCCGTGCGGGAGGACGAGGCGTTCCGGCTGATCTCGTCCCCCAAACTCACGGTGATTTATGAGGATGCAAACATTTTACTTGCCGACAAGGCACCCGGCATGGTCGTCCACGCCGACGAGTCCGGCGACGCCGATACGCTGATCGCGCACATTCAGGCCTATCTGGTGCAGACAGGCGCGTGGGACCCGGCGGACGCCGCGTCCTTCTCGCCCGCCCTATGCAACCGAATCGACCGCAATACCGGCGGCATTGTCGTCGCCGCAAAAACCGCCGAAGCGCTGCGTATATTAAATGAAAAGATCAAGGCACACGAATTGATCAAAAAATATCTGCTGATCGTGCACGGCGCGCCGACGCCGCCCAGCGGTCAGATCGAGAACTTTCTGCGCCGCGATGAAAAGCGCAAGCAGGTCACGTTGCATAGCGCCCGGGTGCCGGGCAGCAAAACGGCGATCACCCGCTACCGCACGCTGGCAAAAAACGGCGGGCTTTCCCTTGTCGAATGCGAACTGCTGACCGGCCGCACGCACCAGATACGCGCCCACATGGCCTCCATCGGCTGTCCGCTGCTGGGCGACGGTAAATACGGGTCAAACGAACAAAACCGGCCGTACCATGAAAAGGGACAGGCGCTTTACGCCTACTCCCTCACCTTTCGCTTCGGGGACGGCGCGGGCGCGCTCTCCTATTTAAACGGCAAAACCTTCCGGGTCAAGGACATTCCCTTTGTGCGAAAATATTTCCCCGGCTTCCAGCTTTCTTAG
- a CDS encoding YceD family protein: MKIDLRKLTGAAVASIPFSETISLREEKLYGAYPFQSPVTLSGEVSNERGVIRLTGTIKTIYSTCCARCLEPLEVLLTAEADVILTTDPEAEEDDEVLVLTTDTVDPADILVPELILQVEMTYLCKEDCKGLCPHCGADRNKVTCNCESQQIDPRFAALRALLDPKEDE, encoded by the coding sequence ATGAAGATTGATTTAAGAAAACTTACCGGCGCAGCCGTCGCTTCCATACCGTTTTCGGAAACGATCTCTCTGCGCGAGGAAAAGCTTTACGGCGCATATCCGTTCCAAAGTCCGGTAACGCTCAGCGGCGAAGTGTCCAACGAGCGGGGCGTTATCCGATTGACGGGAACGATCAAGACGATCTATTCGACTTGCTGTGCGCGTTGTCTGGAGCCGCTCGAGGTTCTCTTGACGGCTGAAGCCGACGTGATCCTTACCACCGATCCCGAGGCCGAGGAGGACGACGAAGTCTTAGTGCTCACGACCGACACCGTGGATCCGGCGGATATCCTAGTGCCCGAGTTGATTTTGCAGGTCGAAATGACATACCTCTGCAAGGAGGACTGCAAAGGCCTCTGTCCGCATTGCGGCGCGGACCGCAACAAGGTGACCTGCAACTGCGAAAGCCAGCAGATCGATCCTCGATTTGCCGCGCTGCGCGCGCTGCTCGATCCGAAAGAGGACGAGTAA
- a CDS encoding polysaccharide deacetylase family protein — translation MPYQARRYRRRRRRNSHYGVLIALILLIVIAVPVGFRLVKGVTGAIFGGSKNQVVFQVYNSKAYVGGEIKDMGGAAPFVDDSGTAVVPLKAMCESLGLEPGWEQVSKTASITHKKDTVRVTVGSKTLRFNDETRTMATAPAIVDGTTYVPVREICEALSWKTGTLDATKGDLIVVSKSKKELDDEKLTKIAEEALPKLGPSRQQVVDGSVLLRVDSDKLLLSGEAKSMTDSLGKRGCAVMENDGTKFVPLEGAVTAMGGEASKDDKNRWTVNVLGRESTVEDNGKAKVDGKRVKGDNLTAHTDPDSGRFYVSAQLFAALIGEHYSDLNDGNGTLAFTKSPLDGYDSQKAYLDSMQSELTQSVGGNIPEADVYIALSFDDGPTGPLDGYPEGLTAHLLDGLKERGAHATFFMVGERIKGYDGTMNRLLEEGHELGNHTMTHPGDKLSGLDAESVYDQVESNSKLIEEKTGHRPTVMRPVGGGVNATVKEQMKAIGVPIVNWSVDTEDWRIRDKESVRSAIVNTAGDGDIVLMHDLYTTSVEGCLAAIDDLQSRTDKTYAFVTISELAAIKGITLEPGVVYNNLSDATAQSIQDGTYSPAEFT, via the coding sequence ATGCCTTATCAAGCGAGGCGGTATCGCCGCCGCCGAAGACGCAACAGCCATTACGGCGTGTTGATCGCGCTGATTTTACTGATCGTGATCGCGGTGCCCGTTGGGTTCCGGCTGGTAAAGGGCGTGACCGGCGCAATATTCGGCGGCAGCAAAAATCAGGTGGTATTTCAGGTTTATAATTCCAAGGCGTATGTGGGCGGCGAAATAAAGGATATGGGCGGCGCCGCGCCGTTTGTGGATGACAGCGGCACAGCCGTTGTACCGCTTAAGGCAATGTGCGAAAGCCTAGGCTTGGAGCCGGGCTGGGAGCAGGTGAGCAAAACCGCCTCGATCACACACAAAAAAGATACGGTCCGCGTGACTGTTGGCAGCAAAACGCTGCGCTTTAATGATGAAACGCGCACGATGGCAACCGCGCCCGCCATTGTGGACGGTACGACCTATGTGCCGGTGCGCGAGATCTGCGAGGCGCTTTCTTGGAAGACCGGCACGCTCGACGCGACCAAGGGCGATCTGATCGTCGTTTCCAAATCCAAAAAGGAGTTGGATGATGAAAAGCTCACGAAGATCGCGGAGGAAGCCCTTCCGAAGCTTGGCCCGTCGCGTCAACAGGTAGTGGACGGCAGCGTGCTGCTGCGCGTCGATTCCGATAAGCTGCTGCTCAGCGGCGAAGCAAAGTCGATGACCGATTCTCTGGGCAAGCGCGGCTGCGCGGTCATGGAGAATGACGGGACAAAATTCGTGCCGTTGGAAGGTGCGGTAACGGCCATGGGCGGCGAGGCATCCAAGGATGACAAGAACCGATGGACGGTGAACGTCTTGGGCCGTGAATCCACTGTGGAGGACAACGGCAAGGCCAAGGTGGACGGCAAGCGCGTTAAAGGCGATAACTTAACGGCGCACACCGATCCGGACAGCGGCCGCTTTTATGTTTCGGCGCAGCTGTTTGCCGCGCTGATCGGCGAGCATTACAGCGATCTGAATGACGGCAACGGTACCCTTGCTTTTACAAAATCCCCGCTGGACGGCTATGACAGCCAAAAGGCCTATTTGGATTCCATGCAGAGCGAACTGACCCAATCTGTCGGCGGCAATATTCCGGAGGCGGATGTTTATATCGCGCTTTCCTTTGACGACGGCCCGACCGGCCCGCTGGACGGATATCCGGAAGGGCTGACCGCCCATCTGCTCGACGGCCTGAAGGAGCGCGGCGCGCACGCCACGTTCTTCATGGTGGGCGAACGCATCAAGGGCTACGACGGGACGATGAACCGCTTGCTGGAAGAGGGGCACGAGCTGGGCAACCATACGATGACCCACCCCGGCGACAAGCTTTCCGGTTTGGACGCGGAAAGCGTATACGATCAGGTGGAATCCAACAGCAAGCTGATCGAAGAGAAGACCGGCCACCGGCCCACGGTCATGCGCCCGGTCGGCGGCGGCGTCAACGCAACCGTGAAGGAACAGATGAAGGCGATCGGCGTGCCGATCGTCAACTGGAGCGTTGATACCGAGGACTGGCGTATACGCGATAAAGAAAGCGTGCGTAGCGCCATTGTCAATACCGCGGGCGACGGCGATATCGTGCTGATGCACGACCTTTACACCACCTCGGTCGAAGGCTGTCTGGCCGCGATCGACGATCTGCAAAGCCGAACGGATAAGACCTATGCGTTTGTAACGATATCCGAGCTGGCGGCGATCAAGGGCATTACGCTGGAACCGGGCGTGGTTTACAACAACCTGTCCGACGCCACGGCGCAAAGTATTCAGGACGGCACCTATTCTCCGGCTGAATTCACGTAA
- a CDS encoding S-layer homology domain-containing protein, with protein sequence MKKAISIILSACLLFGSAFAAEAPQSDQLAKVTKLVKAQIDVGDQYTDFKGYQSSEMGLTYWSLSWSGDGESLEVQAGEDGTIYSYWQRGRNSAYRDDYAPKLPKSTRGEALAAADAFVSRLMREKEGYVFENDNDDISIYNTDSCSFSGQMTYDGVPTPVTLRVHVSLPDLTVTSYSRNEEPRIGAIPSKTPAVTKEAAAAKLRATNELRLEYVLEEGETQAVLRYVPQAANDFYVDAQTGALVDLDQLYTKARDKGYGGAYAGSSADAAAENGLSAYEQDAIAALEGVLGTDALDAKLRAMPELGLNGYKLSGAQYSQVDDETGAVMCRLQYVKNGTDPALFKSAEVDARTGALQYLSTHGGEEIKNAATTYVGDAGNAKAAAFLKRYFADQAEQTALYDTLDFSNRYVRYTYAEQANGHPYPGNAFTVGIDRQSGFVDSFYYTWDDSVTFDRADGLITAEKALDAYFGAQTVTLQYVAVPKELIPSMPDYPKYADYYAAGGRYLLEWKLGYTAIFDTYCRGVDAKTGETLFPTSSWNSAISYSDVTEASHPQAMTLAELGVGYREDTLQPGKALTQRDLLVLLLSANGMYYEEDTDSLYEAAYSHGMLTRSERAPDQLVSRAQLVKILIDGTGFGKTAGLTGIYRTSFTDDAAIPSQYYGYVATAQGMGLIRGDEHGRFNPNETATRGQAVIVLYNFMAR encoded by the coding sequence ATGAAAAAGGCGATCTCTATCATTTTATCTGCATGCTTGCTTTTCGGCTCCGCCTTCGCGGCCGAAGCGCCGCAGTCCGACCAGCTCGCCAAGGTGACAAAGCTGGTTAAGGCGCAGATCGACGTCGGTGACCAGTACACCGATTTCAAGGGCTATCAGTCGAGTGAAATGGGCCTAACCTATTGGTCGCTCAGCTGGTCGGGGGACGGCGAATCCCTTGAGGTGCAGGCCGGCGAGGACGGCACGATCTATTCCTATTGGCAAAGAGGGCGAAACAGCGCCTACCGGGACGACTACGCGCCCAAGCTGCCCAAATCAACCCGCGGCGAGGCGCTTGCCGCGGCGGACGCCTTTGTATCCCGCTTGATGCGCGAGAAGGAGGGCTATGTATTTGAAAATGATAACGACGACATTTCGATCTATAACACCGATTCCTGTAGCTTTTCCGGACAGATGACCTATGACGGCGTGCCCACGCCCGTGACCCTGCGCGTGCACGTTTCACTGCCCGATCTGACGGTGACCTCTTATTCCCGCAACGAGGAGCCGCGCATCGGCGCCATTCCCTCCAAAACGCCCGCCGTGACCAAGGAAGCGGCGGCGGCAAAGCTGCGCGCCACAAACGAGCTGCGGCTGGAATACGTGCTGGAAGAAGGCGAAACGCAGGCGGTCTTGCGCTACGTACCGCAGGCTGCAAACGATTTTTATGTGGACGCGCAGACCGGCGCGCTCGTCGATCTGGATCAACTGTACACAAAGGCACGTGACAAAGGCTATGGCGGCGCATACGCCGGTTCCAGTGCGGACGCCGCCGCGGAAAACGGTCTCTCCGCGTATGAACAGGACGCCATCGCGGCGCTGGAAGGCGTGCTGGGTACGGATGCGCTGGATGCGAAGCTGCGCGCCATGCCCGAACTCGGCCTGAACGGCTACAAGCTGTCCGGCGCACAGTACAGTCAGGTGGATGACGAGACCGGCGCGGTCATGTGCCGCCTGCAATATGTAAAAAACGGCACAGACCCCGCGCTGTTTAAATCGGCCGAGGTCGACGCGCGCACCGGCGCGCTGCAATACCTTTCCACCCATGGCGGCGAGGAGATCAAAAACGCTGCCACCACTTATGTGGGCGACGCTGGAAACGCCAAAGCGGCCGCGTTCCTAAAGCGCTATTTTGCCGATCAGGCGGAGCAAACCGCCCTGTACGATACGCTGGATTTCAGCAACCGCTATGTACGCTACACCTATGCGGAGCAGGCCAATGGTCACCCCTACCCCGGCAACGCCTTTACCGTAGGCATTGACCGGCAGAGCGGCTTCGTCGATTCCTTCTACTATACTTGGGACGATAGCGTGACCTTTGACCGTGCGGATGGACTAATCACCGCCGAAAAAGCGCTGGACGCGTACTTCGGCGCGCAGACGGTCACCCTGCAATATGTGGCCGTGCCCAAGGAACTTATCCCTTCCATGCCGGACTACCCGAAATATGCCGATTATTATGCGGCCGGCGGCCGTTACCTGCTTGAATGGAAGCTCGGCTATACCGCCATATTCGACACGTACTGCCGCGGCGTGGACGCCAAAACCGGCGAAACGCTGTTCCCCACCTCCTCTTGGAACAGCGCGATCTCCTATTCCGATGTTACCGAGGCCTCTCACCCACAGGCCATGACGCTAGCAGAACTGGGCGTCGGCTACCGCGAAGACACGCTGCAGCCGGGCAAAGCGCTGACCCAGCGCGATCTGCTCGTTCTGCTCCTCAGCGCAAACGGCATGTACTATGAGGAGGACACCGACTCTTTGTACGAAGCCGCTTACTCCCACGGTATGCTCACCCGGAGCGAGCGCGCCCCGGATCAGCTCGTGAGCCGCGCGCAGTTGGTCAAAATACTGATCGACGGCACCGGCTTTGGCAAGACCGCCGGCTTGACCGGCATTTACCGCACCTCGTTCACGGATGACGCCGCGATTCCCAGCCAATATTACGGTTATGTCGCCACCGCGCAGGGCATGGGCCTAATCCGCGGCGACGAGCACGGCCGCTTTAACCCGAATGAAACCGCGACGCGGGGGCAGGCCGTCATCGTTCTTTACAACTTCATGGCGCGTTAA